The Gillisia sp. Hel_I_86 genome has a segment encoding these proteins:
- a CDS encoding 7-carboxy-7-deazaguanine synthase QueE, which translates to MITEDTKVLVDKGIMLPLMEEFYTIQGEGFYKGTAAYFIRIGGCDVGCHWCDVKESWDASLHPPTHIGKIVENAVSHSDTVVITGGEPLTWDMTILTEALKAKGCKVHIETSGAYKLTGIWDWICLSPKKIKLPTEEIYKVANELKVIVYNQHDLKFAEEQAAKVNKGCILYLQPEWSKRDAVIPMIVDYVMKNPKWKVSLQTHKYLNIP; encoded by the coding sequence ATGATTACAGAAGATACAAAAGTGCTGGTGGACAAGGGAATTATGCTTCCATTAATGGAAGAATTTTATACCATACAAGGGGAAGGATTCTATAAAGGAACGGCTGCTTATTTTATTAGAATAGGGGGTTGCGATGTTGGTTGCCACTGGTGTGACGTTAAAGAAAGTTGGGATGCGTCTCTACATCCTCCAACTCATATTGGGAAAATTGTGGAAAATGCCGTTTCCCATAGTGATACTGTTGTGATCACCGGGGGAGAACCTTTAACATGGGACATGACCATTCTTACTGAGGCATTAAAAGCCAAAGGCTGCAAGGTCCATATAGAAACTTCCGGGGCTTATAAACTAACAGGAATATGGGATTGGATATGTTTATCTCCTAAAAAAATAAAACTGCCTACAGAAGAGATCTATAAGGTTGCCAATGAATTAAAAGTAATCGTTTACAATCAGCATGATTTAAAATTTGCTGAAGAACAAGCTGCAAAGGTTAATAAGGGTTGTATTCTATATCTCCAGCCAGAATGGAGCAAGCGCGATGCTGTGATCCCGATGATCGTAGATTATGTAATGAAAAACCCTAAATGGAAAGTATCCTTGCAAACCCATAAATATTTGAATATCCCGTAA
- a CDS encoding helicase HerA-like domain-containing protein, producing MKDPKKFIEHIQQGYAPKGDFIYMGAAMLDGKTIPEAQIKIPLKTMNRHGLIAGATGTGKTKTLQIIAENLSEKGVPVLMMDIKGDLSGIAMPSPGHKKIDARHQLLNFEFTPQASPVEILSLSEQPGVRLKATVSEFGPILLSRILDLTDTQTGILAIVFKYCDDNQLPLLDLKDLKKIIHYATDDGKEEFEKDYGRMSKSSTGSILRKIVALEQQDADLFFGEPSFEVEDLMRTNLDGRGMINIIRLDDIQDKPKLFSTFMLSLLAEIYSTLPEKGDSDRPELIMFIDEAHLIFKEASDALLDQIESIIKLIRSKGVGIYFVTQNPTDVPKEILSQLGLKIQHSLRAFTANDRKAIKLTAENYPISEYYDTKEVLTSLGIGEAFISSLDEKGRPSPLAATMMRAPMSRMDVLTSGELKDLIGSSKLISKYNKEIDRESAYELLNKKIAQADQEEAREKAKEDREKVSRTSSRTSKKSKKTQSAVIKVLTSATFIRGVMSILNKAFK from the coding sequence ATGAAAGATCCAAAAAAGTTTATAGAACACATTCAGCAGGGGTACGCTCCAAAAGGAGATTTTATATACATGGGCGCTGCCATGTTGGATGGAAAAACCATTCCGGAAGCCCAGATTAAAATCCCTTTAAAAACCATGAATCGGCATGGACTTATTGCCGGGGCTACAGGAACAGGCAAAACAAAAACCTTACAGATTATTGCAGAAAACCTTTCAGAAAAAGGGGTTCCAGTCTTGATGATGGATATAAAAGGAGATCTTAGTGGAATTGCAATGCCATCTCCTGGACATAAAAAAATTGATGCCCGCCATCAACTTTTAAATTTCGAGTTCACACCTCAAGCTTCTCCTGTAGAAATATTAAGCCTTTCTGAACAACCAGGGGTGAGGTTAAAAGCGACCGTTAGTGAATTTGGTCCTATACTTTTATCGAGAATATTAGATCTTACAGATACGCAAACGGGGATTTTAGCTATTGTTTTTAAATATTGCGACGACAATCAATTACCTCTTCTGGACCTAAAAGACCTTAAAAAGATCATTCATTATGCAACAGATGATGGAAAAGAGGAATTCGAAAAAGATTATGGCAGAATGTCCAAATCTTCGACCGGATCTATTTTAAGAAAGATCGTTGCTTTAGAACAGCAGGATGCCGATCTCTTTTTCGGGGAGCCATCTTTTGAAGTGGAAGACCTCATGAGAACGAACCTCGACGGTCGTGGGATGATAAATATCATCAGGTTGGATGACATTCAGGATAAGCCCAAATTGTTCTCTACATTTATGCTGAGTTTACTTGCAGAAATATATTCAACATTACCTGAAAAAGGAGACAGTGACAGACCAGAGTTGATTATGTTTATAGATGAAGCACATTTAATTTTCAAGGAAGCTTCCGATGCTTTGTTGGATCAAATTGAAAGTATCATAAAATTGATTCGATCTAAAGGAGTCGGGATTTATTTTGTGACCCAAAACCCAACCGATGTCCCAAAGGAAATATTAAGTCAGTTAGGTTTAAAGATTCAGCATTCCTTACGTGCTTTTACCGCAAACGATAGAAAAGCGATCAAATTAACTGCTGAAAATTATCCTATTTCTGAATACTACGATACCAAAGAAGTTTTAACCTCGTTAGGTATTGGGGAAGCATTTATTTCATCTTTAGACGAAAAAGGAAGGCCTTCTCCTTTGGCGGCTACCATGATGAGAGCTCCCATGAGCAGGATGGACGTTTTAACTTCAGGAGAATTAAAAGATTTGATAGGTTCTTCTAAGCTGATTTCTAAATATAATAAAGAGATCGATCGGGAGAGTGCTTATGAATTATTGAATAAAAAGATTGCTCAAGCCGATCAAGAAGAAGCAAGGGAAAAGGCAAAAGAAGACCGCGAGAAAGTTTCTCGAACAAGTTCAAGAACATCAAAAAAATCCAAAAAAACCCAGAGTGCAGTAATAAAAGTTTTAACCAGTGCTACTTTTATTAGAGGGGTTATGAGCATTTTGAACAAAGCATTTAAATAG
- a CDS encoding VOC family protein has translation MGKIQPFHLAIPVTNLEENRVFYRDFLGCKEGRSSDHWVDFNFFGHQLVLHVQEPQPKSIGKANPVDGKEVPIPHFGVVLEWEVFQGFSEKLKSNNIEFVIEPYIRFEGKTGEQATMFFKDPSGNALEFKAFKNIDQLFAK, from the coding sequence ATGGGGAAAATCCAACCTTTTCATTTAGCAATTCCTGTTACCAATCTAGAAGAAAACAGGGTTTTTTATAGGGACTTCTTGGGTTGTAAAGAAGGCAGAAGTAGTGATCATTGGGTAGATTTCAACTTTTTCGGACATCAATTGGTGCTCCATGTACAAGAGCCGCAACCCAAATCGATAGGAAAAGCCAATCCGGTTGATGGAAAAGAGGTGCCAATTCCTCATTTTGGGGTTGTTCTGGAATGGGAGGTTTTTCAAGGATTTTCCGAAAAGCTAAAAAGCAATAATATTGAATTTGTTATTGAGCCCTATATCCGGTTCGAAGGAAAAACAGGGGAGCAAGCAACTATGTTTTTTAAGGATCCTTCAGGAAATGCACTGGAGTTTAAGGCTTTCAAAAATATAGACCAGCTTTTTGCCAAATAA
- a CDS encoding Rho termination factor N-terminal domain-containing protein, translated as MGTSNSRIKNEAQYEALLEKGYSKEKSARIANTPDSGVKGGKAKDYEERTKAELYSQAKKVGISGRSKMSKSELINALRNN; from the coding sequence ATGGGAACTTCAAACAGTCGAATAAAAAATGAAGCTCAATATGAAGCTTTGTTGGAAAAAGGATATAGCAAGGAGAAGTCTGCTAGAATTGCCAATACCCCAGATTCTGGTGTAAAAGGCGGAAAGGCCAAAGACTATGAAGAACGCACAAAGGCAGAATTATATAGTCAGGCTAAAAAAGTTGGAATTTCCGGTAGATCCAAAATGTCCAAATCTGAATTAATTAACGCATTGAGAAACAATTAA
- the asnB gene encoding asparagine synthase B yields MCGILAVVGKKEDQELVSQLSKRMSHRGPDESDVHVTETGAILCHERLAIMDVTTGKQPIQGTSSAWMIHNGEIYNYKALKENELKDHTFRTTGDSEVIVHLYEKYGYGFLNKLDGDFAFVVVDGNDFIAARDPIGVKPLYYGKDAEGALWFASEMKVLADQCVEFQAFPPGYYYTPTTGFVQYYKPEWYSLEECHEEADLKRLRESLIAATKKRLMSDVPLGVLLSGGLDSSLTSSIAARLLKEKGKKLHSFSIGLNEDAPDLIAARKVAEFLGTDHHEIHFTVEEGIGIIKKLIWHLETYDVTSIRASTPMYFLSKAITEKGIKVVLSGEGADEIFGGYLYFKNAPSAEEFQKETISRVKRLSTADCLRADKSTMAHGLEARVPFLDKSFLQTAMEIAPGHKMPKTHGGVEKYILRKAFDTPEKPFLPDEVLWRQKEQFSDGVGYSWIDNLIEFTKSQVSDVEMETASVKYPINTPSTKEAYFYREIFNEYFPQESAAKSVKKWVPKWQKDLDPSGRASSTHVAQTSFMKAQKV; encoded by the coding sequence ATGTGTGGTATTTTAGCAGTTGTTGGAAAAAAGGAAGATCAAGAGCTGGTTTCCCAGCTTTCTAAAAGGATGAGTCATCGTGGACCAGATGAAAGTGATGTACATGTTACTGAAACCGGAGCGATATTATGTCATGAACGCTTGGCAATAATGGATGTAACCACAGGAAAGCAACCAATACAGGGAACTTCCTCTGCTTGGATGATCCATAACGGCGAAATATATAATTACAAGGCACTTAAGGAGAATGAACTAAAAGATCATACGTTTCGCACCACAGGAGATTCAGAAGTGATCGTGCACTTATATGAAAAATACGGATATGGTTTCTTGAACAAGTTAGATGGGGATTTTGCTTTTGTGGTAGTCGATGGAAACGATTTTATTGCTGCAAGGGATCCAATTGGAGTAAAACCTCTTTATTATGGGAAAGATGCTGAAGGGGCACTTTGGTTTGCGAGTGAGATGAAAGTATTGGCGGATCAATGTGTGGAATTTCAAGCTTTTCCTCCCGGATATTATTATACGCCAACTACAGGATTTGTTCAATATTACAAGCCAGAATGGTATTCTTTGGAAGAATGTCATGAAGAGGCAGATTTAAAAAGGTTAAGGGAATCTTTGATTGCCGCAACTAAGAAAAGATTGATGTCTGATGTTCCATTAGGAGTATTGTTAAGCGGAGGCTTAGATTCTTCTTTAACTTCTTCTATAGCCGCAAGGTTACTTAAAGAAAAAGGCAAAAAATTACATTCTTTCTCTATAGGTTTAAATGAAGATGCACCAGATTTAATCGCTGCTCGAAAAGTAGCCGAATTTCTGGGAACCGATCATCATGAAATTCATTTTACTGTTGAAGAAGGAATAGGGATTATAAAAAAATTGATCTGGCATCTGGAAACGTATGATGTAACTTCTATAAGAGCGAGTACTCCAATGTATTTCCTTTCAAAAGCAATTACTGAAAAAGGGATTAAAGTGGTGCTTTCCGGGGAAGGTGCCGATGAGATTTTTGGCGGTTACCTTTATTTTAAAAACGCGCCTTCTGCTGAAGAATTCCAAAAAGAAACAATTAGCAGGGTGAAAAGATTGTCTACCGCAGATTGTTTGAGGGCAGATAAGTCTACAATGGCTCATGGTTTAGAGGCAAGGGTTCCGTTTTTGGATAAGTCCTTTTTACAAACTGCCATGGAAATTGCTCCAGGGCATAAAATGCCAAAAACGCATGGCGGTGTTGAGAAGTATATTCTAAGAAAAGCATTTGATACTCCAGAGAAGCCTTTTCTTCCAGATGAAGTATTGTGGAGGCAAAAAGAGCAGTTTAGCGATGGCGTTGGTTACAGTTGGATAGATAACCTTATAGAATTCACAAAGTCGCAGGTAAGTGATGTGGAAATGGAAACTGCATCGGTAAAATATCCTATTAATACTCCTTCAACTAAAGAGGCATATTTTTATAGAGAGATTTTTAACGAATATTTCCCGCAAGAATCTGCAGCAAAATCAGTTAAAAAATGGGTTCCAAAATGGCAAAAGGATCTAGATCCAAGTGGTAGGGCAAGTTCAACTCATGTTGCACAAACCAGTTTTATGAAGGCTCAAAAAGTTTAA
- a CDS encoding LD-carboxypeptidase: MERRNFLRNIGTGSLAVGLSSFIAPVAFSSELNPTTLKELIPKHLSEGDTIGIISPASNKFESEPYEIAVETFQAMDLKVKLGKHINSHYGHLAGTDEDRAEDFNNMFKDPEVDAIIALRGGSGAARILDKIDYDAIKKNPKIFIGYSDITAIHMAIYAKTGLVTFHGPMAISTWNNFSYTIFKEILFNKNAFTFENTKETGDNLVQIKNRIRTITPGKAEGVLLGGNLSVLTGIMGSDYLPNWENKILYLEEVGEKIYAIDRMMSQLKLAGVLDKISGFVFGKCTDCDPGGSGYGSLTLEEVIDHYIKPLEIPAYSGAMFGHVDDNSTIPNGINAAIDADKGTITMLSAAVS, from the coding sequence ATGGAGAGAAGAAATTTTTTAAGGAATATAGGGACGGGCAGTTTAGCAGTAGGATTATCTTCATTTATTGCTCCTGTGGCTTTTTCTTCAGAATTAAATCCAACCACGCTAAAAGAACTAATCCCAAAACATCTTTCTGAAGGAGACACTATCGGGATCATAAGTCCTGCTTCCAATAAATTTGAATCGGAACCCTACGAAATAGCGGTAGAGACGTTTCAAGCCATGGACTTAAAAGTGAAACTCGGGAAACACATCAACTCACATTACGGACATCTGGCAGGCACCGATGAGGATCGGGCCGAAGACTTCAACAACATGTTTAAAGACCCAGAAGTAGATGCGATTATAGCCCTGCGAGGAGGATCTGGTGCGGCGCGAATCCTAGACAAAATCGATTATGATGCTATAAAGAAAAACCCGAAAATATTTATCGGGTATAGTGATATTACGGCAATTCATATGGCAATCTACGCTAAAACCGGATTGGTCACTTTTCACGGGCCAATGGCAATTTCCACTTGGAACAACTTCAGTTACACAATATTCAAAGAAATCCTTTTCAATAAAAATGCCTTTACATTTGAAAACACAAAAGAAACCGGGGATAACCTGGTGCAAATCAAAAACCGAATTCGAACAATTACCCCTGGGAAAGCTGAAGGTGTTTTACTCGGCGGAAACCTTTCAGTACTCACCGGGATTATGGGATCTGATTACTTACCAAATTGGGAGAATAAAATTTTATACCTAGAAGAAGTTGGCGAAAAGATTTATGCGATAGACAGGATGATGTCTCAACTTAAATTAGCCGGAGTTTTAGATAAGATCTCAGGATTTGTCTTCGGAAAATGCACCGATTGTGATCCTGGAGGCAGCGGATATGGCTCCTTAACTTTAGAAGAGGTAATAGACCATTATATTAAACCACTGGAAATTCCAGCGTATTCTGGAGCCATGTTTGGTCATGTAGATGACAATTCCACGATCCCAAATGGAATAAATGCTGCCATCGATGCAGATAAGGGCACAATAACGATGCTATCTGCTGCTGTATCTTAA
- a CDS encoding DUF2911 domain-containing protein: MKRIFLLAVIAIFALQSNPVNAQEKSKAAPSFSKVDASPMDLVIYKNQDEEVLARVIYSRPQKRDREIFGNLVPYDQVWRTGANEATELTLYKDMKVADVVVEAGTYTVYTIPGEKEWTVILNNRTNTWGAYEYSDQEDRVRIKVPVRNAPSTIESFSMAFVTKTDGADLLMGWDNKYVEVPFKAVQ, encoded by the coding sequence ATGAAAAGAATATTCTTATTAGCAGTAATAGCAATCTTTGCGCTTCAAAGCAATCCTGTGAATGCCCAAGAAAAATCCAAGGCTGCACCAAGTTTCTCAAAAGTGGACGCAAGCCCAATGGATCTGGTTATTTATAAAAACCAAGATGAGGAAGTTTTGGCCAGGGTTATTTATAGTAGGCCTCAAAAAAGGGACAGAGAGATTTTTGGCAATCTGGTGCCTTATGACCAAGTTTGGAGGACTGGTGCCAATGAAGCCACAGAGCTTACCTTGTACAAAGACATGAAAGTAGCCGATGTAGTTGTAGAAGCAGGAACTTATACTGTGTACACAATTCCTGGAGAAAAAGAATGGACAGTGATACTAAACAATAGAACAAACACTTGGGGAGCTTATGAATATAGCGACCAAGAAGATAGAGTAAGAATTAAGGTTCCTGTGCGCAACGCGCCTTCAACCATTGAATCTTTCTCTATGGCATTCGTAACCAAAACTGATGGCGCCGATCTTTTAATGGGTTGGGACAATAAATACGTAGAAGTGCCCTTTAAAGCGGTTCAATAA
- the gyrB gene encoding DNA topoisomerase (ATP-hydrolyzing) subunit B, with product MSEEVKKNSYSADSIQALEGMEHVRMRPSMYIGDTGVRGLHHLVYEVVDNSIDEAMAGHCDTIKVTITKEGSITTEDNGRGIPIDLHKKEGVSALEVVMTKIGAGGKFDKDSYKVSGGLHGVGVSCVNALSAHLSATVYREGVIWRQEYEKGKPMYPVKSIGETELRGTVVTFTPDSTIFQQTVEYNYDTLASRMRELSFLNKGLKLVLTDERQVNEDGSFVSESFHSEEGLREFIQFLDQNRDPIIANVISMEGEKNDIPVEVAMIYNTSFNENLHSYVNNINTHEGGTHLSGFRRGLTTTLKKYADASGMLDKLKFEIAGDDFREGLTAIISVKVGEPQFEGQTKTKLGNREVTSAVSQAVSEMLENYLEENPSDAKIIVEKVILAAQARHAAKKAREMVQRKTVMSIGGLPGKLSDCSEQDPAKCEVYLVEGDSAGGTAKQGRDRAFQAILPLRGKILNVEKAMRHRVFDNEEIKNIYTALGVTIGTEEDSKALNLAKLRYHKIVIMCDADVDGSHIETLILTFFFRYMKELIENGHIYIATPPLYLVKKGQKKQYAWNDKERDAIAESYSGGVQIQRYKGLGEMNAEQLWDTTMNPEFRTLRQVNIDNSGEADRIFSMLMGDEVPPRREFIEKNAVYANVDI from the coding sequence ATGAGCGAAGAAGTTAAGAAAAACAGTTATTCGGCAGATAGTATTCAGGCGCTTGAGGGAATGGAGCATGTGCGCATGCGTCCTTCCATGTATATTGGTGATACTGGAGTAAGAGGATTGCACCATTTGGTGTATGAGGTTGTGGATAACTCTATAGATGAAGCAATGGCTGGCCATTGTGATACTATAAAAGTAACTATTACAAAAGAAGGATCTATCACCACCGAGGATAATGGGCGTGGTATTCCTATAGATTTACATAAAAAAGAAGGGGTTTCTGCCTTAGAGGTGGTAATGACCAAGATTGGTGCCGGAGGGAAGTTCGATAAAGATTCCTATAAAGTTTCCGGTGGTTTGCACGGAGTTGGGGTGAGTTGTGTGAATGCACTTTCCGCTCATTTAAGCGCTACGGTTTACAGGGAAGGCGTAATTTGGCGCCAAGAATATGAAAAGGGCAAGCCAATGTATCCTGTTAAATCTATTGGTGAAACAGAGCTTAGGGGAACGGTAGTTACTTTTACACCAGATTCAACCATATTTCAACAAACGGTAGAATACAATTACGATACGCTTGCAAGTAGAATGCGCGAGCTTTCTTTCTTAAATAAAGGCTTAAAACTTGTATTAACAGATGAGCGCCAAGTCAATGAAGATGGCTCATTTGTTTCAGAATCGTTCCATTCAGAAGAAGGCTTAAGAGAATTTATACAATTCCTTGATCAAAATAGGGATCCTATTATTGCCAATGTAATCTCCATGGAAGGGGAAAAGAACGACATTCCTGTGGAGGTTGCAATGATCTACAACACTTCCTTTAATGAAAATTTACATTCTTATGTAAACAACATTAATACGCACGAAGGGGGAACACACTTGTCTGGTTTTAGAAGAGGTTTAACAACAACCCTTAAGAAGTATGCAGATGCTTCCGGGATGTTGGACAAACTGAAATTTGAAATCGCAGGTGACGATTTTCGTGAAGGTTTAACCGCAATTATTTCCGTTAAAGTGGGGGAGCCTCAATTTGAAGGACAAACCAAAACAAAACTTGGGAATAGGGAAGTTACTTCGGCTGTATCCCAAGCAGTTTCAGAGATGTTGGAGAATTATTTGGAAGAAAACCCAAGTGATGCCAAAATTATTGTTGAAAAAGTGATCCTTGCGGCCCAAGCTAGGCATGCTGCCAAGAAAGCACGTGAAATGGTGCAGCGTAAAACGGTAATGAGCATAGGTGGTTTACCTGGAAAATTATCGGATTGTTCTGAACAAGATCCTGCAAAATGTGAAGTGTACCTGGTAGAGGGGGATTCTGCAGGTGGAACGGCAAAACAAGGTCGGGATAGGGCTTTTCAAGCTATCCTTCCACTACGTGGTAAGATCTTGAATGTCGAAAAAGCCATGAGGCACCGCGTTTTTGATAATGAAGAAATCAAGAACATCTACACTGCTTTAGGGGTTACAATTGGAACTGAAGAAGATAGCAAGGCCTTGAACCTTGCCAAGTTAAGATATCATAAAATAGTGATCATGTGTGATGCCGATGTAGATGGTAGCCATATTGAAACATTGATCCTTACCTTCTTCTTTAGGTATATGAAGGAACTTATAGAAAATGGACATATCTATATCGCAACCCCACCCTTGTATTTAGTGAAAAAAGGGCAGAAAAAACAATATGCTTGGAACGATAAGGAACGGGATGCCATTGCTGAAAGTTATAGTGGAGGTGTTCAAATCCAACGATATAAAGGTTTGGGGGAGATGAATGCCGAACAATTATGGGATACCACCATGAACCCTGAATTCAGGACGCTTCGTCAGGTTAATATAGACAACAGCGGGGAGGCCGATAGGATTTTCTCTATGTTAATGGGAGATGAGGTGCCGCCACGTAGAGAGTTTATAGAAAAGAACGCTGTCTATGCGAATGTAGATATCTAA
- a CDS encoding D-alanyl-D-alanine carboxypeptidase/D-alanyl-D-alanine-endopeptidase: MRSKILHSLSLFLIILLLASCSSTRKLRKELSQHLTSEVFDQSFTGFSLYDLEKRKFIIEQNSNKYFTPASNIKLFTFYAGLKVLGDSIPGIRYYSTEDSLVFWSTGDPSFLNPKFSNSKVFDFLKSTSKELYFATSATTNPPLGSGWAWDDYNDAYSAERSQFPVYGNLVNFKWNSKDTLPVSFPSYFSDSLVKDQELSNTIRRDVDANTFRYHFSNEEEIEFNIPFKTSPELTVKLLSDTLKKRVTLTSKQSRLQNRNIQTIYSVAADSLYKEMLVESDNFIAEQLLLLISEKINDNLNTKSIIEYLQSTYFKDLTDEIKWVDGSGLSRYNLITPHSLVNILERILEEVPKVKLFRLLPVNGKTGTLKNWDALEEPYIYAKSGSLRNNYSLSGYLKTKSGKLMIFSFMNNNYVVPSSEIKKEMEKILLEIRNIVYP; this comes from the coding sequence GTGAGATCAAAAATTCTACATTCCTTATCCCTATTCCTAATAATCTTGCTGTTGGCTTCTTGTTCCAGCACCCGTAAATTAAGGAAAGAGCTCTCCCAACATTTAACTTCTGAAGTCTTCGATCAAAGTTTTACAGGCTTCTCTTTATACGATCTAGAAAAAAGGAAATTTATCATAGAACAGAACTCCAATAAATATTTCACTCCTGCCTCCAATATAAAACTGTTCACATTTTACGCAGGTTTAAAGGTTTTAGGAGATTCTATCCCTGGAATCAGATATTATTCAACCGAAGATTCGTTGGTTTTTTGGAGCACGGGAGATCCCAGTTTTTTAAATCCTAAGTTTTCAAATTCCAAGGTTTTCGACTTTTTGAAGAGCACTTCTAAAGAGCTATATTTCGCAACTTCAGCAACTACTAATCCCCCACTTGGATCTGGTTGGGCTTGGGATGATTATAATGACGCCTATTCTGCCGAGCGATCACAATTTCCTGTTTATGGAAACCTCGTCAACTTTAAATGGAATTCTAAGGATACGCTGCCGGTAAGTTTCCCTTCTTATTTTTCTGACTCCTTGGTCAAGGATCAAGAACTCTCCAACACTATTCGAAGGGATGTGGATGCCAACACTTTTAGATATCATTTTTCAAATGAAGAGGAAATTGAATTCAATATTCCTTTTAAAACTTCCCCTGAATTGACGGTAAAATTATTGAGCGACACCTTAAAAAAACGCGTTACACTTACATCTAAACAGTCGAGGCTTCAAAATAGAAACATCCAAACCATATACTCTGTTGCAGCAGACAGCCTTTATAAAGAAATGCTCGTAGAAAGTGACAATTTTATAGCAGAACAATTGCTTTTGCTTATTTCTGAAAAGATAAACGATAATTTAAACACAAAATCAATAATAGAATATCTACAATCTACTTATTTCAAAGACTTAACAGACGAAATCAAATGGGTGGATGGCTCTGGGTTATCACGATATAATTTAATTACTCCGCACAGCTTGGTAAATATTCTTGAAAGGATCTTAGAAGAAGTGCCAAAAGTGAAACTTTTTAGGCTCCTTCCCGTTAATGGGAAAACGGGAACCCTGAAAAATTGGGATGCACTGGAGGAACCCTATATCTATGCAAAATCGGGTTCTCTTCGAAACAATTACTCTTTAAGCGGTTATTTAAAGACCAAATCTGGCAAGTTGATGATCTTCAGTTTTATGAACAACAACTACGTGGTTCCTTCTTCAGAAATAAAAAAAGAAATGGAAAAAATACTTTTGGAAATAAGAAATATTGTTTATCCGTAA
- the rluF gene encoding 23S rRNA pseudouridine(2604) synthase RluF, which yields MQLTRINKYLSEAGYCSRREADKLIDQGRVTVNGEVPEMGTKITTGDIVRVNGKTIVNQDEKPVYIAFNKPVGIVCTTDAGVEKDNIIDFINYPKRIFPIGRLDKASEGLIFLTNDGDIVNKILRASNNHEKEYVVTVNKPISSTFIDRMGMGISILDTVTKKCEVERLGNYDFRIVLTQGLNRQIRRMCEALDYEVTSLKRIRIMNVLLDIPVGEWRDITAEELNTINEMVANSIKTYKAPEPKKRNPKYDEEKAGKFHSKGTKPKEAPKFSGSSKSRRYKS from the coding sequence ATGCAACTTACCCGAATCAATAAATACTTAAGTGAAGCTGGGTATTGCTCCAGAAGAGAAGCCGATAAATTAATAGATCAGGGAAGAGTTACAGTAAATGGTGAAGTTCCCGAAATGGGAACCAAAATTACTACCGGCGATATTGTTCGTGTAAACGGTAAAACCATTGTCAATCAAGATGAAAAACCGGTTTATATTGCTTTTAACAAACCTGTAGGTATTGTGTGCACCACCGATGCTGGAGTAGAAAAAGACAATATCATTGACTTTATAAACTATCCAAAAAGAATTTTTCCCATTGGAAGATTGGATAAAGCCAGTGAAGGCCTCATCTTCCTCACCAATGACGGGGATATCGTTAATAAAATATTACGTGCCAGTAATAATCATGAAAAGGAATATGTTGTTACCGTAAACAAACCTATCTCTTCTACTTTTATAGATAGGATGGGAATGGGAATTTCCATTCTAGACACAGTTACCAAAAAATGTGAAGTAGAACGCTTGGGAAATTACGATTTTAGGATTGTTCTTACCCAAGGACTAAATAGGCAAATACGAAGGATGTGTGAAGCATTGGATTATGAAGTTACCAGCCTAAAGCGCATCAGGATCATGAATGTTTTACTAGATATACCGGTTGGAGAATGGAGGGACATTACTGCAGAAGAATTGAACACCATTAATGAAATGGTAGCCAATTCCATAAAGACATATAAAGCACCTGAACCCAAAAAAAGGAATCCGAAATACGACGAAGAGAAGGCAGGGAAATTTCATTCCAAGGGCACTAAACCTAAAGAAGCCCCAAAATTTTCAGGTAGCTCAAAATCCCGAAGATATAAATCTTAA